TAACCACAACATGTTTTTTATTCGCAGACCCAATAGCACAAATAAAGAAGGATGGCCCTCATTACAAAGCAATGGCAAAATGGTAAACGGTTTACCCACAGAGCATCGCAAGTCCCCAACTCTTTTAGACTGCCTAACAGACTCAGATCACATGACACCAGATGAACCAGACCCTGAACTGGGAACAGACCAAAACACAGGCCTCCCCCTCTTCCCATCAGCCTTAGAGCCTACCAGGTACCACACTACAGTACCAACCATCCATTGTTTCATATTATATGACACCCTGAATTTATTTTACCTTTTGTAGTCCTATAATTGTTCTGGTGACAATCTTACAACATCCTTTTTTCATTTCAGTCCAATTGACAAACCCTCAGAATCCATAAGTATAGGAAATGGGGAAAATATATCACTGGTAAGTGCTAAACGAAACCAGGTGAATTTGTGACAATAGatgtaatgtttatttcttCAAATCGTTGTATCTTACTGTTTTGGCAGACATCCAGTAGTGATTCCCCATCTCCTCCGCCTGGCCTTACGAAACCAAGTCTCGTCGTGCCCATCAGCGTGGCCGAGCTCGCAGCACGTTCACCCTTCGAGGGGGCAGCGGCGGAGTCTCAGTCTCTCTTCTCAGACAACAGCAATTTCAGGCACCCAAACCCAATCCCTAGCGGCCTGCTACCCTTCTCCAGCTCTCCACAGGGAGCGTCCGACTGGCCCATGACTCCAGAACCACAGAGCCTTTTCACTTCAGGTGGGCACATGCATGTGACACTTACACTTAGTATCATGATTATACTTGGTTGTTATGTAAACGCTTCATACACTGTACACCTCTTCATTGCAGACACTATCCCCGTGTCGTCCTCCACTGACTGGCAAGCGGCCTTCGGTTTCGGCTCGTCGGCCAAGCAGCAGCAGCAGGACGACGACCTCGGCTTCGATCCTTTCGACGTCACGCGAAAGGCCCTGGCCGACCTCATAGAAAAAGAGCTGTCGGTCCAGGAGCCGTCCCCCCTTTCGCCCAACCTTCGTTCTCACCAGACCAACCTCCCCAATGGCCAACAGCACCTTCCTCACCTCCCGTACAGAGGCCTCTTTAACTCCTTCAGCCAGCCCCATCACACAACCACACAGCATCCCTGGATGGGGCTCCCCACCCGCAATAACCTCACACACTTGAACCACACAGCCGCCACGCACAGCCACTTCTTAGACCTGAGCATGCCGGCCCAGCACCACAGCACCGGCCTTGGGGGAATTCCTATAGCAGGTTAGGATGCATCTGTCTTGTGCGCACGGTTTTTgtggaatgtgtgtgtgtgtgtgtaagcatCTGTGTACATCTGGGCTAAGCAAAGTGCTCACCCAGTGATCCAAATAGAAACAAGTTCTTGTACTCATTCCAAATATGTTCACTGTTGTATTTAGCAGTTAtgctttcatttttttatatttaatttctcttaaagggacactacactttttttgaataAAGGTTCAACTTTTTTTAGCTCCCCTAGAGGTAAACATTTTGGGatccatttagccgatctccggtctatactctcattccggtgtaataataaataattttgctgccgtaccatgggtgcagcaggcgcaatatTACACagcacccgaaaatagtccccttggtaactttcaatagcaggggactatttttgggcactgcgtaataacattgcgcctgctgcagccatggtacggcagcaaagtccttgattaatgcgccagaatgagagtatagtcctagccatatcggcctagaaaatcacaacttttaatttccgtcgttcttagtacacaatgtaaccacagaagagtcaagttttaaataggaaaaatattgaaactctttggttatatttgagcgcgatgctaatggtctaatcagatttaatggattatgctaagctatgctaaaagtggtaccgccagaaccggagatcggctgaatggattccaaaacggtaaaaatcaattgtttaactctaggggagctggcaaatgaacatattttcaaaaaaagtggagtgtccctttaaaggggcGAATGCCACTTTTTGCCATGTTGTTCATTTCATGTTTTCTCTTGGCAGATAACAACGGCTCGGCAGAAAGCTTAAATGTGAAAGAGTGGCAGGACGGACTGCGAGCGCTCTTACCAAATATCAACATTAACTTCGGAGGCCTCCCGAACTCTACCTCTTCCTCGTCATCTTCCTCCACTTCCAGCGTAAATCACATCGGGATGCCGGTGGGCTCGACTGGAATCTCACACAGCCTCAGTTGGGACAATCCGGCCAGTTGGATGGACCCTGCCATCATCACAGGTACGATCTGTAAACCATTATTACGAAATGGTACCAGCACTGCACATGTGTCTCACGTCTGTCATGTTTTTAAACTATAGGTATCCCAGCAAATGCAGGGAACAGTTTGGACTGTCTTCAGGATGACAATCCGCCACACTGGCTCAAGTCCCTGCAGGCGCTCACAGAAATGGACGGACCGCCCAGCACCAACGCTTTGCCCCAGCCCCCTCACACTGGCCTGCTGGACGCGGCGGCCGCCAACCTTTCCTTACACAGAGCCGCCTGGGCCCCGTATCTCCCCCCTCCCACGCTGAACCCCAGTCAGTTCCACTCCCCACCTCCAGGCTTTCAGACAGCCTTCAGACCCCCAGCGCAGACCGCCACAGACATCTTACAGAGCGCCGGCATCGACCGTCATTAAAGACACAAACTCTTAACTGCATCAAAACATGAAACCCCCTACCATTAATAACTTAACATAAGCTCTTGTCTTTCTACCCTTTCTTCTCCATCCCCAaattctttgttttgtttttttggagGCACACACAAACCTTTGTATGAATAACATCATCGTCGCAGAGTAATTGTGAAGTTGAGGTTCTCGCTGAAGGTCCTAACACACATTCACACATAACTCCAAAAGTGCTGACCTTGAAAAGTGCAAAAGATGTAATGTGCACACATGACTAATGATGGCTACAAAGAATGTGCTTAAATTAATCACACGTCAGATTGGCCTTACTTCATCCAGGGTACCGATTGTAATTTAATACTGTGAATCTTAACACTTCCCGTATGTTAGGTCTCAGCCTCACTCGCAGGAAATGGAAAAGAGATTAGTTAAGGGCACAGTCTGTATACTGCACTCATTCTTTTGCGCTACTGGACCAGAGCCACAGATGGGATATTTAAGTGCATTTTTAGGGTAAAGACACTGGGTCCCCACCAGTAACAGACTTGCACTTGCGTATTTCTGAGGGTGGAGCTTATTTGAATCGGACCGGTCCATGATGGGCTTGTCGAGAGTGAAGCTGTTAGATCTAATGGGGCGTCTACAAATAACTTCATTGTAATAAAATGAGGTGAGCAAGTCCACTGTGAAGGTCTTTATTGGCTTGCTTATAAAGCCTACACACAAGGTATGAATCAGGAAGTCGGGAACCTTTGGAAGAATTGTAATGGGAATATAGTAATAGACGTGGGAGATTGAGGATAATGCGAGTGTTGAAAGAGTTAAAACGGGCACATGATAACATCTGGCCCATTCTAGAGCCTTCAGATAATTTCTACTCCCTTTTCTCATCTGTGTGGCCATACTAAACAGTATTTATCAAAACCCAATCACTCATTCTTTCAGgagaaaaaaatcaatgtagTCCAACATTTGGGTTTAACATGCTGCTGAGATcatttaatacaaaataaagagCTAAAAGGAAACTGACCCCCTTTTCTTCTGGTCTGGAACAATGAAAACCAATAAAATTGAGTATTCAGTCCCTTAAGTGGTCGATTCTTATTTTTTCACGAGTACATTGCGTAGGATCATCTCTTACACATTTTATTGTCCAGTGAAGAAATCATAGACATCGAAAACAACAACAGCACATCTTGAAATTGATGGTGAATTTACAGGAGATATTTGATAAGTCATTTTTACTCAAACACGCTCGAGGAGATAAAGAAGCTACAGAACACGGGGACAAACACCAAGTACCGCTTCACCAAGGACATACTAGAGTGATGTCAACTATACAAATGTGCTTTTATTACAGAGAACATCAATAGAGTCCCAAAAGCAAAGAAAGGCCCAACGGCCTTGGCTTAACACCTTCCAACGAGTCTTTCATCACcggttttatatatatataaacagcAGTTTGCTTATGTGTCACTTGTTTGTTCGTGTCTTCAGCACACTCTTCCGTTCTCCATACGAGACTTGGGACAGGAGGTACGAGATGGTGGGGGAGGCTGAATCGACGGTGCCAGGGTGCAGAAGAACCCGGCTATGAGGGTCAGCCCCAGTCCTCCCCAGGCACTGAACATAGACCAGCCGTATCCGTGACTTATATCATCCGGTAGGCCGAACAGGTAACGCGGGTAGCGAGACAGTTCAAAGTTGATGCCAGCCACGCATGTGCAAAGGGAAATGATGCAGAAGGTACCTGTGAAAATGGGACATAGCCGGTTGGTAGACGTTTCGACATAAAGAAACATGCATGATTGGATACGGCGTACACTGGCAGAAAAAAACTGGTCACTTGAGCAAAACCCTTAAAGAGATCAAaatatgtactatttaggtAAAGATAAGCACACATTTGGCACCAATAtgaacctttgaggtactaaactTATCTCGAATAAAGGCCATATAAGTAAATGTACATACCTCCCATTAGGAAAAGAAGACCAGCAACATAATGCATGAGGCCTTGTTCCCAGCAACAGCCCAAAATGCCAATGATCCAGCCAAAGAGAATGATGGAAAGAGCCATACCCATGAATCCAGCTGTCATCCGACGCAAATCTAGGGAAGGACGTTTTCACCAAATGACTTTATTGCACTTCTTTACCAAATAAAGACTCAAGACAAAATGTGTAATGGAGTGGGCAATACGGTAGAGAATACACCGATACTTATATGAAAATAGACATTTTGTACTTTATTGGGAGGGGAGGGGGGTTAATGTGCAACCCCATAGCAGATCAAAACCACTTACGCAAGGCATGCCAATCATCTTGCTGGATAGTTTTGGTAATATTGTAGGAAAGATCCTTTCGTGCCGGTGCAGCGGCGTAATAGTACTTTATAAATGTGCAACGCTCGATAGCTCCTGGAAAACAAGAATGGAAAAATTCACGATCATTTGTACAACTGTCAGATGAGTAAACCCAAACAGATGCACTGGAGTGAATAGTGTTCATATGATCCAAATCACTACATTCATTGAGTGAAACTGAGATATTTATAGATGCAGTCATATTCGCTTGGTGTTTATAATACTGAGGGGAAAAAATCTAAGCTCCCCAGCtgaataaaaccattacagggCCTATAATGGGTGTAATGGGGATAGTATTGGTTTTAATGGAAACTATAATGGTCTGTGGGTCTCTGCTGGTAATGTGCTGGGTTCTATTGGTGGGGTGATATCTAGTGCATGGGAGCCAATAGAAAAACATTAAATCCTACTGGAATGAGGCccaaaacacattaaataaagaaatgtgtTGGTAATGGTTTTAATATTAAACAGCTGATGATGGCTCATTGTGGTATTTGCAATGGAACCACTAcaatatgtattgttttttaatgaGAAAAGCtgtataaattaatacattaGCATAAGATTGATTTTAAACACATCTACAGGCCTCatcatatacattttatataaaacgtGCCTTTACCTTTCTGAATGAGCACTTCGACGTCTGGGTCAAATCCCAATCTGTAGCATTTGCTCCACAGACCCATGCTGGTTGAATTGTAGCCTCTGCTGCACTCATCCGCCGTGCTCATGGCGAACATCTGACGCCGGGATCTGGACAGCAGCAGTCGGTCTTCCCATCGCTCCAGGGTCGCCCTGCTGGCTCGCAGAGGAAGGCTGTGGTTCGGGATGTAAATGAATCCCGGATCGCTCCTGCGGTTTGAGAAAGCACGGCAACGCTCCTTGTATCTCCTCGCGTCCGTCTCGTACCAGTGATCCGATGAAATGGCGAGAGTAAGAAAACACAAGGCGACGAGAGACAAACACAGACCCGTGTACAGAAGCCACTTCCCCGCCGCCATCGCTCACTGAAGGCCGCCGATCAGCACCTCATGCTGGACAGCTCCCGCTTCAATCCCGCTTGTGCATCTTTATTCCCGCGTTAAAAGGTCGAAATGTGGCGCTTGCTGTAAACATGCCCGTTAAATGCAACGTAATACATCGACCATTACAAAGAAAATACcgatctctgtgttattttgtcTAGCCGACACGAAGACAGTACTGTGGGATCTGGGTTGCGCGCTTCCTTTAGCTTGCTGCTGCATGCAAGGACACATGACAatccaacacacacacatgataaAACAATGTAGTACATTGTAATATTTACTCAAATGAACTGTAGTAAAATTCCTACATACTATAgtatttttaaacattaataGTATATTAGATATTAATGTGCATTACAATAGTTTATAAATCCAGTATAATAATTAAGAATACTCTACAAAATTACTATCGTAAATACTAAAATATGCTATGGTATTTTTTCTGATGGGACACAGGaaaatgacattattttaaaatagaaatgaaaaggTTGTGTTTAATGCAAATACACTTTAAGAATAAAACCacactttgttttttaaaatatatatttaataaaaaaatatataggcatactttgtatatgtatatattattataCGGCTCTCTGAAATACTTGATTTGATTGGTCAATTATTCCCCATAACAACCGCTAAGCCTGATAGCACACAGCTCATCCGGGTACTGCGAGTCATCTTGGCCGGTACTACAAATGTGTTTGTATCACTCCGCTGTCGCGGTCTCTTTTCTCATGAAGGTTTtgagctaataaaatatttctaattttAGAATCAATACATAATCAAGCAAAAAGCGGCACAAACAATaggctgtgctttgtgtgatAAACTAGGTTTCAGATACACTTATTTGGGCGGTTTTGCAGAGAGGGCTTAAACCTAGTCCCAGACTGAAGTGCCTTAACTAAAATAGCTTGCACTCATATCTCTTATATACATCATacaatgttttgtctcaaaatacacagcagtaatgtttattttttgcaataaatATTTGCATTACTTAATGTCCTTAACGAAGACATAGACCTGGCTTAATCTGACTACACCCTGTCATGGTAAGGTTTTTCAGTGAATAAATCTGTAATATGTGGCCAAACTTAAAGGgaaagtttacccaaaaatgaaaattctgtcatgttgttacaaacaagaaatgtatttattttgatgaacgcaatatattttgaggaatgtttgtaaccaaaccaatcatgagagccccattcacttatatagtaggataaaataatactatggaagtaaatggggctcatgaacggtttggttacaaacattcctcaaaaatatcttcctttgtgtttatcaaaaaaaatatatatatatatatatatatatatttttgatatattatatatatatatatatatatatacaggtttgtaaaaacatgattgagtaaatgtaatttttgggtgaactacccgtTTAAAAATGGGTGGTGTTAAGAAACAGATGATTGTGActtcaaaaattattttgcaaTGCCAATGCCCTTTACTCATTAAAGACATCAACTTGACATTATTGATGACTACCGTCTGTTTAAACCCTACACcatgtttgtttaatttcaatgATGAAGATACCTAAAAAGAAAATCAATGGCAAAATGACAAGCTTAATTTGATAATTGACTTGAGAGCCagaaattttcttttttctaaaTATGCAACATGGATAATTCACTCTCAGAAAGGGCCGCTTTACTGAAAACAGCCTGCAGTGAcatattaaaggggccatggcatgaaaatctgactttttccatgtttaagtgctataattgggttcccagtgcttcaataaacctagaaaatgtgaaaaagatccacccagtaacttcgttttggtaaaccattttcaaaattaggtcattgaaatttggctccccttgtgatgtcacaatgtgatgccccttaatctgcactatccaaccactgcacagccatttagtgctgAGAGAAAGAGActaataattcacagcacaattgagctTCAATTGCAAcgaaccaccatcattgtgatcagggTTTGAATTGCATaggctcatttgcattttaaaggacataaccaaaacgccacatttttgctcaggcctacaagtgtcaattttaacatgttataataaattatctatatggtattttgagctaaaacttcacgtgtactctggggacaccaaagatttattgtaCATCTTATAAAAATTCTAGTGACATGGCTCCTTTAACATATCAGCATCATTGATTTGTCTTAACATGGACGTCACTGATGCTTtttgtaaggcatgtttgtaaaaactacttcaaTGTCCTGATAAAACGAAGGCCTAATCCTGGATAAATCAAACCCTGTATTTTAAACAAGTAGGCTTTTCTTACTAATATTAAAGTTTTGGCTAAACGAGTCTCTAATTGTTTGGGTTACTTATCTTTGAACATTGTCACCCATCATCTGTTTACAAGTCTGCTGGCATCTTTACACCTGGGTCTCAGTCGATCACACAAGACAATTGAAACAGACAATTTTACTAGCATGCAATCATCCTATagcttatttaaaacaacaaagcgtCATAGTTGCTGACCCATGTGCTTATGTTCAAGCCCTGTTTAGGACACAGTTTTTCCATGATGTGGTTGCGTATACCAATCACATACTTGATCCATGTGTATACACACGTTAATAGGGAAAGGATGCAAAAAACATTTAAGACCACGAAACAAACTGGCTTTGTAAAAAGAAAA
The DNA window shown above is from Paramisgurnus dabryanus chromosome 23, PD_genome_1.1, whole genome shotgun sequence and carries:
- the tmem178ba gene encoding transmembrane protein 178Ba — encoded protein: MAAGKWLLYTGLCLSLVALCFLTLAISSDHWYETDARRYKERCRAFSNRRSDPGFIYIPNHSLPLRASRATLERWEDRLLLSRSRRQMFAMSTADECSRGYNSTSMGLWSKCYRLGFDPDVEVLIQKGAIERCTFIKYYYAAAPARKDLSYNITKTIQQDDWHALHLRRMTAGFMGMALSIILFGWIIGILGCCWEQGLMHYVAGLLFLMGGTFCIISLCTCVAGINFELSRYPRYLFGLPDDISHGYGWSMFSAWGGLGLTLIAGFFCTLAPSIQPPPPSRTSCPKSRMENGRVC
- the cnot4a gene encoding CCR4-NOT transcription complex subunit 4; its protein translation is MSRSPELKEDPMECPLCMEPLEIDDVNFFPCTCGYQICRFCWHRIRTDENGLCPACRKPYPEDPAVYKPLSQEEIQRIKNEKKQKQNEKKQKVTENRKHLASVRVVQRNLVFVVGLSQRLADAEVLKRPEYFGKFGKIHKVVINNSTSYAGSQGPSASAYVTYIRSEDALRAIQSVNNVIVDGRTLKASLGTTKYCSYFLKSMQCPKPDCMYLHELGDEAASFTKEEMQAGKHQEYEQKLLQDLYKANPTFLQTSTCGEKSKSKSSSTQRPNSTNKEGWPSLQSNGKMVNGLPTEHRKSPTLLDCLTDSDHMTPDEPDPELGTDQNTGLPLFPSALEPTSPIDKPSESISIGNGENISLTSSSDSPSPPPGLTKPSLVVPISVAELAARSPFEGAAAESQSLFSDNSNFRHPNPIPSGLLPFSSSPQGASDWPMTPEPQSLFTSDTIPVSSSTDWQAAFGFGSSAKQQQQDDDLGFDPFDVTRKALADLIEKELSVQEPSPLSPNLRSHQTNLPNGQQHLPHLPYRGLFNSFSQPHHTTTQHPWMGLPTRNNLTHLNHTAATHSHFLDLSMPAQHHSTGLGGIPIADNNGSAESLNVKEWQDGLRALLPNININFGGLPNSTSSSSSSSTSSVNHIGMPVGSTGISHSLSWDNPASWMDPAIITGIPANAGNSLDCLQDDNPPHWLKSLQALTEMDGPPSTNALPQPPHTGLLDAAAANLSLHRAAWAPYLPPPTLNPSQFHSPPPGFQTAFRPPAQTATDILQSAGIDRH